Part of the Clostridia bacterium genome, CGCGTACCGCGACGCCCTCGCGCCGGAGGAGCGCGAGCGCCGCAGCCGCGCCATCGCGCGGCGGGTCGCGGGCCTTCCTGCGTTCGTTGCCGCGTGCAACGTGCTCGTCTACCTCGACCGCCCACCAGAGGTGGAGACGCGGCCGCTCATCGAGATTGCGCGCACTCAGGGCAAACGCGTGGCGGCCCCGCGCACCGACGCCGCCGCGGGCCTGTTGAAGCCGCACTGGATCGCGTTCGATGCGCGCGGCGAGCCGATCACGGTGACGGGCCCCTTCTCCATTCGAGAGCCGGATCCGGCGGTGTCCGCAGAGGCCCCTTCGGATGCGCTGGATCTCGTCGTGGTGCCCGGCCTGGCGTTCGACCGCGCGGGCAACCGGCTCGGCTATGGGAAGGGCTATTACGACCGGTTTCTCGCCGCGTACCCGGCCGGCCGCCGGCCGGTGACGGTCGCGCTAGCGTTCGCCGGCCAGGTGTTCGACCGC contains:
- a CDS encoding 5-formyltetrahydrofolate cyclo-ligase; this encodes MEAPEADLREQLRRAARAYRDALAPEERERRSRAIARRVAGLPAFVAACNVLVYLDRPPEVETRPLIEIARTQGKRVAAPRTDAAAGLLKPHWIAFDARGEPITVTGPFSIREPDPAVSAEAPSDALDLVVVPGLAFDRAGNRLGYGKGYYDRFLAAYPAGRRPVTVALAFAGQVFDRVPAHPWDIPMDWVVTEDAAMDCRRAREETAGDRNAPG